The nucleotide window CCTAGctttagaaaaaaaacacacTCTCAGTAATTTAGTAATACAAAGCTGACAAATTAtgtaaaacagataaataaatctctttttgcccaacaaatttgataaaatacacatggtttattataaattggtacattgtattatttatatatatatatatatatataaaacatatgtgtcttccgatcatatgtttagttttgcttatttaaaaacgcatatgtgacagatacggccaaatacaaaatatattgaatcggaaaaaagtaagcgctctgtggtgtagtggtagcacattcacccggcaagtgagagatccgggttcgactcccggcggagcaagtacttttttgcgattcaatgtttattgaaattatatatatatacacacacatacatacatacatatatatgtgatgaccaattaattgtaatttgtcagaaatatttacagtttaagaCAGATATTAGATATTATCATTtggaaaatttacaatataatacaatagatACAATACAATGTGTAGTGCTTGGATGGACTGATGATTTCTAAGTGTCAAACAAAGGAAACTCACATAAGGATTCCCTCCCTTCAAGTAATCTGttgataattaattgataaatattgatgttaaacTTTTGTTAAAAGCATACAagctctattaaaaaaaaatatttaggactgCTATCTATTCtctgtaataaacataaaaataaaacatacactgtagctttgaatattttactttatattaacttcttaatgtatttttaatacctaaaataatgttgttttgcTGATATTTTGCTGTCTTTTACAGAGACAAGTTTGTACAGTGTAAATATATACTTTGTaatagaaaaaagttatttttagtgtctaaaaactgtaaaaacatatCAACCACTAAGTTCTTTTCACTATCCCTGTCCATGTCATCGTTGCAAACGAAGTATGTCAGATACttccatggtacaataaacactatacataaaaccataaaatactccaggactggtgacatgcaacaacacaTGGTAGCTGCGACTACAGCGAACTCACCAAGGTGCAAAAAGTCATGCcagaggaccaaggaagtgctgacatctagtagaaaacggCAGAACTAATGCACAGTTCGTGGTAGTCATAGAAATGCTTTTTAGATAATATTATGACAGACAACAGAATAAATAGGAACAATATAACGGTgcataatattaagtaaatagcACATTTTTATGCAATGGTGATATATAACCGTGAAGGGGTGAAGTCTGTTCGTATGACAGTACTAATTTCTTATcacacatttttaacatattcatCACATTTTGATGTAGAGACATCACAATCGGTGTGTTAAATTTTGTCACACATGCTTTAGagaaagttttacatttattatgagATACTAGTCATCAAAAGACATCACAAATGTATCTAACTCATAACTTCCTCATAATGCTCTTGTACACAAAAGCTCAACCTGTCTCAAGCAATAGACCCCATATTCAGCTGATTTTTCTCCTTGTACACAACTAAAATATGTTCCTACACTCAAACTTCTAAACTGAAATGCACTCTTTAGTCATACGATCAACAAGTAAGTAAGTacctataaaaaaatacatacatatcaTCATTATGTGTAGAACATAACTATGTTACCTGAGTAGTTTTACTGGAAGTATTGCTGGATTATATACTTACTTTGCACACAGTGCAAACTTCTGGGTCGTAGAAGGCTGGGTAAGTGTCATTATGGTGTTCTTCTATACAAGTTTGGGTGTCGTTACTAAGTTGCAGAATCTTCTTAGTTTTCTCATTCAGTTCTTTTGTTGGGTTACCCTGAGAGTCGGTCTCGAAACACTCTGTAAtcattatcaatttatataattcaaaatgtaacatttcataattataaaagaaacataaagtGGCACTATACatcattgcaaatattttgaaaaaaatactaaattttatgtatttttgaattttttactttttaacagtCTTGAAGGcacttcacaaataaaataagaaaaatgagtTTTCAGTTACACATTTTATGATCCAATAGTTAATATGACTACATTAGTCCTCTCAAAGCAATTATGAAAACCTCACTATTCAAAAATCGATGAATACTTTAGCTGTTGGAATACTAGGTAATTGTGCTAACCCTATAATTTGCACATTGCATTAAAACAGAGTACTccataattaacaattttatgcCAAATGCTGTTTTACTTGTAACTGTTTAAGTTgtgacttttaattttaatgttaactgtTCTAATTGTAACCTTTTTAACAACtgtaacaataaattgtattttaaaatttttctatttccATGATATAGCTCgtgtttttgttatgtattcttgtttttttttttttctaatctagTAAGAACGTGAATTAAATcctgacactattcttgtatatGCTAAGTGAATAAAgctgttttgaattgaattgaatttctGGTTACTCACTGTTACAACTTGCCCGCTGCCATAAACCAGTAACATAGTTAAATCCAGCCTCCACAACTTGTAGCCTGTCCAGATTGAGAAGTTTCGCTTTGCACTGCTCTCCTTCCTCGTCTTCAAGCTGCAAAGTTCAAATATGTATTCTCAATTAACGTTTTATAATTGTAATcataactgaaaattatttttattgactattTCATAACTTAATACCTACTACCTTacttcaaatatacatattttgttgagctaatcataaaaaaaaattatactaaaattataaaacgggAAAATAAAGCAGCACTAAGCCCATTCAAAAATCATGATATTATTCGGGTCCTGGACACAATCATCGAAAGGTTATTGTTACAGAATCAATCCGTCTCAAGCAGTTGAGTTCTTTCTATAAGTGTTTCATTAGAGAACCACTTCTAGATTAACAGATTATTGTAGATAATGTCTTTAGAACACTGGAAAATTTCCATGTGTGGCTCGTTAACTAggccaatataatttttttatatgaaaatagttGGATCAAGAATAGAATTCTGTGGTGCACCTAGTAATTAGTAGTCGTAGTGGTGGTACACCCTAGGTACAGCTGAATTTATGTGTGacaaattttaaagaagattGTAAACTACTAAATTTGGTGTGTTTTATACAAATGCTTAGTTGTTTTGGATACAAGAATTTCATAACTCTCatccaacagttttttttattatgtacaacACTTTTCTGAACTCTATAATAGTACACATAACTACATGAATACTAATGAGTTTTACTCCAGTTCACCCTCCACTCAGTGCAGAGTTTGAAGTCTGACACTTTCATAACTTGACTCTACTAATCAGAAGTCATGTACGTCAAAAAAaatggggtactttgggatttataccgaccacaccagtatgaagaacacaaaaatagaaatttatagaaacaaacatgatagaacgaaaaaaaaaacaactcttcaattacaaaattacaaacttacaagcatttccaggtattgtgatcggtattgttgtcgctgttatcttatctttctcgagaatcctgattacggcaggcccgcgcgggcatcacgtgatttgcacggtacatcattgcctttccattacaattcaatttatatttctgattagcccctctagaatttgatattttactgataggtactatctcgagggatgtttttctttcgtcgacatcagcgcggggcagcaccgaaggtgctgtcgaagcccgcgctgatggccggaggcactcgcattttgggtggcggaatgtgatcaagaataaaaacaagttttgagtgtttttttttaataaaaagtttagtttggtaaatgtttgtttttgttgaatttttgtgtttggagaaatgtagaggtaaaacacggaagtacaacaaagcgaatgCACCAgcctgaacgggcggcgagactctgcaatcacgttatctactagacgctcgactttgacctctgtctgaggatggggaggtgtttgcgataagacaattcctgttttatattgacgaaatattgttctacgctaatctagtaatcagtagaaacgaaatgtgaaataacgattcatgtctgggtgtggtcggtataatcccaaagtaccaaaaaatgCAAAAGAGATACAAAAAAGTCGTGATTTAGAAACTCAAAATGGACTGAGTAggctacatcgtttcgacatcagaaacatcTAGATTGAACCATATTGTACAGATATCTTGCTCAGCCATGTCAGATATTCCACAACTATTAGACCTTCATATCAGAACAAACTATGTTAACTAGAAACGAGAGAAAAGAGACAAGGTCATTTCCGAGTACAGAACTTTGAGATCCCATTGGCAAGCAGTGATGAAAAGTCCTCTATCAAACTAAGACAGTTTCATATCACCCTCAACTTTGTagccaataaattaattataagaaagcATAGTAGAAAACAGAGGGATATAAGATGCATAACCCAATGGTAGGTTATTTCTTCAAcagatttgaaaacaaattacagaatttttacaatttctctAGTGTTTTTGGAAAGGGAGGGGGGTCCCGTCTCCTGGACACACTAAAatgctacaaaaaaaaaaaaaaaaaaaaaaaaaaaaaaaaaaaaaaaaaaaacagaacttcTTCCATATTGCTATTATTCCTATTTTGGAATGAAATACCTTTCAATGTGGTAAATACTACTAAACAAACATCCCATGATAACCTAATATAACTTAAGGAAATTGTAGTCCACTCAAATAGACCAATACGTCAGTTAGGGGTTGCAATGGTAAACCAGTTTCAACTCCTATGGGTGGTTGATCTTTGTAAAAACTCTTTACCTAGTCTGCTAATACGACATTAGGCACATGTGTgacaaatttaatctttctaggGCACTgggaagttgaaaaataaaaatataatttaattcttttagggTTTGCAAATCATATAGGTGGCAAGCTTTACTTCTAAAACATTAGGAGgttgaaaaacataatatatactcATTCTAGGGGCTGTGCTATAACCATATTATGTTTAAtcttcatgaaaatatttatgttttcctaTTTACATTCAACTGATTGAAGTATAGGAATGATTAGTGTGCGAGTGAGAACTTTATCAAGTTGTAGATCCAAAAAGGTTTATGAATAGTTAGTAAAAACTAAGTAATGAACCATACTATTCAAGTAAGTAAATGGCACTCACAGTTAGAATGTCCGAATGTACTGATTCAACACTTAGGTACTTTTCTACACAAAACTGGCAGAGTCTTATAGGCCGAGCGAAACGTATTGCACAGAAGGTGTAGTTGGCAGACACCAAAGCAAAACTTTCCAGCAACTCTTCACAGTGATTGTCATCCTTAGTCATCCTGGAACATACGAATATAACACTGAGATAacatatttctttcaaaaaatgatCTACATACTCTGTAACACACTGGTAATGTTGAGATACTAAAgcatctataaatataaattgtatatgagtttgttaaaaaatatctgattttactttttattatacactGGAGGATGTATTGGAAAATAAATGCAGTCAGCTATAGTGTGCTAGTGCAAACCAGCCATGCATGTGACCTAACCATTTTGTAGGTAGGTGAACGTCAAACTCTGTATGAGTGATTGTCACAGTACAAATTTGTGTAGTACGAGTCTAAGGGATCTAAGGGGCTCAATTATGTGACAAGTAGGGggtgggtagagtacgataagtggacccagttttttatattgatatcaaCAAACAATATTGCCTAGTTACACctatcgatataatcaatcaatatatTAACCCTTTCCATCCCAGCGTCCGGTTTTCCGGACGTTCGAAAAAACATCGCAAAAAATCCCCGCGTCCGGTTTTCCGGACGTTCGAAAAACATCGCAAAAATCCCGGCGTCCGGTTTTTCCGGGAcgttaagaaaaaattttttttttaatgtttattaactcggaatatttatataaattatatataaatgttcgcAATAACATATACCGTTATAAAAACATCGATTTATTAcgctataatgttttattattgacaacttatttacttctttctctTAGTGTTGTGTCATCAACTGTGTTGAATTTTATCAGCTGTATTTGTTGGGTTTCATTCCAGTTTGTTGTTGAGAGGGGTAATAacataagtattacaagtaaaccaaAAATGATAAGGGAGTACAATGACTTTATGGGAGGGATTGATGGAAATGATCAGATGCTATATCATTatttcaatgaaagaaaaaccatcaaaattttggaagaaacttacatttaataatttctagaatgctcttaaatttatatacattgtacaaaaacaacacaGATAATCCTGTAAGTAGGGCTTCAATACATATCAAAACTTGGTTTGGTGAATTGACAGTTAAATAGGCACATGGGAGAGGAGTAGGCCTAGGTACTCATCAAAATGAAGCCAGTAATGCAAACAACGGTggtacaaaatcattttttgaaaaaataccagaaaataaagaaaaaaaaactgctgTGTGTGCAGTGCAAAAAGTACAAGAACTGGAAGGAAAAGAaacaagtttacttttatttgtgttaactGCAAAAAGGGCCTGCACACTAAATGTTATCCTTTCCAtagatgtttgtaaacaaaaacaaaattttattgactcggatggtaatttttagtttttattttgttaggattaggagttttttttttagttaaaaatatgaaataattcattgtttgCCTATTGACATTCAATATATTTGGTTAGAAACTATATGTTATGTAGAAGTGGAACATGATATGCCATATTGTTGTTATAACTGGGAAAACTCCGAActacagtgatttaaaaaaaatccagaacttttttatttctcaacatatcAGTGTGAAGTATGGATTTTTTTGAAGACTGTTAAATGTGGTTTTGTAAAGTGTTATCAAtcttggttaaataattttttttatgcccATCCACAAcgcaacaaagtaaaaaaaatcctcaaaaatattttttagtaagtacatattattaaaaaaaagttattgtaaatatttgcatgtcgtttttttatattttattttatagtatatataacatatttaggaAGCTAATAACACTTAAACTACTAAAAAttgcttcataaataaattttttatgggttttttcTAGTAAAATAATACGACAAAATGAACTAAAAGAGCCTGGGATTTTTGGGTAtgtcattagtaaaaatacttaggatttttggaaacaaattaaaaaaaagtgtctGGGATGGAAAGGGTTAACCAATTTTTAGATTGTAAGCATGATATTTGATAAGTGacttcatattataaaaattaaccttaagtttaaaaaactaaccaGAATAGCATTTAACaagttattgtgctagctagtttaactcaTTTACTTGGCAGTATGTAGTGAGTGTGTGATATTGCTGAGAGTAGACTGAGTCAAGATGATGTATCAACTTAAATACATGCTGAGAAAGGGTAAAAGATAGTCTTTGTTTTCAATATGGTTGTTTTGCTGTtatggtttctttattatttagattagtttttatattacctATAATACTCTTTGTTTGATAGTTATGGTCCCTTTACTATTTATGTTGCTATTTATGCCGTCCATAATAAATACGATAAGTTGATATctattgatagttctgttattcgataTATGGAAGTATCGATGACTATAATAGGCCTAAGCAATATCAAAACCAGGTATGCTTATTGTACTCTGCACATTGGTGTAAGTATGACGATtttaatgttaattgaaatttaaagttgCAGTATAAAAAGCGGCCACCACGACAATCGAATcagcaaataaaattatagattagAAATAccaaaactattaaatacaaaaccattCTTAATACAGCCATTTACAATTAACTAAAActacctattttaaatatattatttataacaatattgtttataataaggTACTTTGCTATgatctggaggccactatttttggacgattTTTCCTTATCAGTGTccaaaataaattagtgttaaaaaCAACAGACTTTATTCAACCTATTGTGAAATGTACAAGTCATTACGATGAACGGTTGTCGTACACTGCCACCCAAAAGGAAACAATGTAAGCGAGAGTTGAGCTAGAAGCATCGCCATCAGCCGCCACTACTCACAATCATCACATGTATTCTGCCATTAAAAAACCTTCCCCTTTAGTTCGATGTAAAGTCCAGAGG belongs to Homalodisca vitripennis isolate AUS2020 unplaced genomic scaffold, UT_GWSS_2.1 ScUCBcl_6265;HRSCAF=13399, whole genome shotgun sequence and includes:
- the LOC124373743 gene encoding osteopetrosis-associated transmembrane protein 1-like (The sequence of the model RefSeq protein was modified relative to this genomic sequence to represent the inferred CDS: added 62 bases not found in genome assembly), with amino-acid sequence MAYTFPIINLVFSFVLILVSCDLETNSGDSKTVLMTKDDNHCEELLESFALVSANYTFCAIRFARPIRLCQFCVEKYLSVESVHSDILTLEDEEGEQCKAKLLNLDRLQVVEAGFNYVTGLWQRASCNKCFETDSQGNPTKELNEKTKKILQLSNDTQTCIEEHHNDTYPAFYDPEVCTVCKKYYVELNSFYDSQKEDGFCMDIVDMMNTTRSQWSTGLRCCLDRKQPEWVFLVSTAVFTCLPLVFYLAAYMFVTSKEQTVLRQSRLQEHINSATSSNMMCPD